In Oncorhynchus gorbuscha isolate QuinsamMale2020 ecotype Even-year linkage group LG08, OgorEven_v1.0, whole genome shotgun sequence, one genomic interval encodes:
- the LOC124041442 gene encoding mini-chromosome maintenance complex-binding protein isoform X2, translating into MFDPEFYMGVYETVDPSTKANVLRCGKYKDVTECGVNLNSRNTVTAERQTFYCVPIPGESPWAKESYGCSSQARVVPSTSYVPSRQKRSYEEDDDMDTQPQKQREPHTEPHGNGDSKRQETEAPSSQTTAPSDCSSHLDLNFPLPGERGPACLVKVYEGLDSFKLNDTLEIYGILSVNPVLTVLGEEKDPSLLLLNPTECMETPEEQRAHDPPASLVPRLHMLYARPLQHNNPLLPSAPTEDQSAFVSSFLVEMASVRTELLAYLTHVLLGDGLAAEYLLLHLISNVYTRRDVLPLGKFTLNLSGCPLNSYTERLYQIVQQLVPCSYRLSMSLHTMNTMRLVPKKDYVANRLVSGALQLARNTSLFLDETQLEQGQLDSSGVRNITALGNLISWQKVDYDFSYHQMEFPCNINVLVTSEGRSLLPSDCQVPLQPQVTPPDMEEYLTTIHMAQFTSQINKFRVYLSLARTLDYSISDEVTKAVEDDFVDMRKDDPQSVTAEDLHRMLVVARLLSLSLGQTTLSRDGWMRAKHIDMHRRSRTEQQKSLNGNEP; encoded by the exons ATGTTTGATCCAGAGTTCTACATGGGAGTGTATGAGACTGTGGACCCCTCAACCAAGGCCAAT GTGTTGAGATGTGGGAAGTACAAAGATGTCACAGAATGTGGG GTGAATTTGAACTCCAGAAACACTGTgactgcagagagacagacctTCTATTGTGTCCCTATTCCAGGAGAGAGCCCTTGGGCTAAAGAG AGCTATGGCTGTTCTAGTCAGGCAAGAGTTGTCCCATCCACCTCCTATGTCCCAAGCAGACAGAAGCGCAGTTACGAAGAGGACGATGACATGGACACACAACCCCAGAAGCAGAGAGAACCacacacag AGCCCCATGGCAATGGAGACTCCAAGCGGCAGGAGACCGAAGCCCCCTCCAGCCAGACAACTGCCCCCTCAGACTGTTCCTCCCATCTGGACCTCAACTTTCCCCTGCCGGGGGAGAGGGGCCCAGCCTGTCTAGTGAAG GTCTATGAGGGGTTGGACAGCTTCAAACTGAACGACACACTGGAGATCTACGGGATTCTCTCCGTCAACCCAGTCCTGACTGTGCTGGGCGAAGAAAA AGACCCCTCGTTGTTGCTGCTAAACCCCACCGAGTGTATGGAGactccagaggaacagagagctCATGACCCCCCTGCTTCACTGGTGCCCCGTCTCCACATGCTGTACGCCCGCCCCCTGCAACACAACAACCCTCTTCTGCCCTCTGCTCCCACAGAGGACCAAAGCGCCT TTGTATCCTCATTCCTGGTTGAGATGGCATCGGTGAGGACAGAGCTGCTCGCTTACCTCACCCATGTTCTTCTGGGAGACGGACTGGCTGCCGAGTACCTCTTACTGCACCTCATCTCTAACGT GTATACCAGGCGGGATGTCCTGCCTTTGGGTAAATTCACCCTGAATCTGAGTGGCTGCCCGCTCAACTCCTACACAGAGCGACTCTATCAGATCGTCCAACAGCTGGTACCTTGT TCATACCGTCTCAGTATGAGCCTCCACACAATGAACACCATGCGTCTGGTGCCTAAGAAGGACTATGTGGCCAACCGGCTGGTGAGTGGAGCCTTGCAGCTGGCCAGGAACACATCCCTCTTCCTTGATGAGACGCAGCTGGAGCAGGGTCAACTGGACAGCTCAG GTGTGCGGAACATCACTGCCCTGGGGAACCTGATCTCTTGGCAGAAGGTTGATTATGACTTCAGCTACCACCAGATGGAATTCCCCTGCAATATTAATGTGCTCGTCACATCAGAGGGCCGATCGCTGCTGCCG TCAGACTGCCAGGTGCCCCTACAGCCCCAAGTGACCCCACCCGACATGGAGGAGTATCTCACTACCATCCACATGGCACAGTTCACGTCACAGATTAACAAGTTCCGTGTGTACCTGAGTCTGGCCCGTACCCTCGACTACAGCATCTCGGATGAGGTCACCAAG GCAGTTGAGGATGACTTTGTTGACATGCGCAAAGATGACCCCCAGAGCGTCACCGCAGAGGACCTGCATAGGATGCTTGTTGTTGCAAG GTTGCTCTCCTTAAGTTTGGGGCAGACCACCCTTTCCcgagatggatggatgagagcCAAGCACATAGACATGCATCGCAGGAGCAGGACCGAACAACAGAAGAGTCTCAATGGCAACGAGCCTTAA
- the LOC124041442 gene encoding mini-chromosome maintenance complex-binding protein isoform X1, protein MPSSHDWINKPLGVVEAMFAQSNSNPEWEAKVLEYFKGQLKEKESHSWVPSLNDVPLHYLKPNSLVKFRCLVQDMFDPEFYMGVYETVDPSTKANVLRCGKYKDVTECGVNLNSRNTVTAERQTFYCVPIPGESPWAKESYGCSSQARVVPSTSYVPSRQKRSYEEDDDMDTQPQKQREPHTEPHGNGDSKRQETEAPSSQTTAPSDCSSHLDLNFPLPGERGPACLVKVYEGLDSFKLNDTLEIYGILSVNPVLTVLGEEKDPSLLLLNPTECMETPEEQRAHDPPASLVPRLHMLYARPLQHNNPLLPSAPTEDQSAFVSSFLVEMASVRTELLAYLTHVLLGDGLAAEYLLLHLISNVYTRRDVLPLGKFTLNLSGCPLNSYTERLYQIVQQLVPCSYRLSMSLHTMNTMRLVPKKDYVANRLVSGALQLARNTSLFLDETQLEQGQLDSSGVRNITALGNLISWQKVDYDFSYHQMEFPCNINVLVTSEGRSLLPSDCQVPLQPQVTPPDMEEYLTTIHMAQFTSQINKFRVYLSLARTLDYSISDEVTKAVEDDFVDMRKDDPQSVTAEDLHRMLVVARLLSLSLGQTTLSRDGWMRAKHIDMHRRSRTEQQKSLNGNEP, encoded by the exons ATGCCGTCGTCTCACGATTGGATAAACAAGCCATTGGGCGTTGTCGAAGCGATGTTTG CCCAGAGCAACTCTAACCCAGAATGGGAAGCAAAAGTGTTGGAATACTTCAAAGGGCAGCTGAAGGAAAAGGAATCTCATAGCTGG GTTCCTTCGCTAAATGATGTGCCCTTGCACTACTTGAAGCCCAACAGCCTTGTGAAATTCCGTTGTTTGGTCCAAGACATGTTTGATCCAGAGTTCTACATGGGAGTGTATGAGACTGTGGACCCCTCAACCAAGGCCAAT GTGTTGAGATGTGGGAAGTACAAAGATGTCACAGAATGTGGG GTGAATTTGAACTCCAGAAACACTGTgactgcagagagacagacctTCTATTGTGTCCCTATTCCAGGAGAGAGCCCTTGGGCTAAAGAG AGCTATGGCTGTTCTAGTCAGGCAAGAGTTGTCCCATCCACCTCCTATGTCCCAAGCAGACAGAAGCGCAGTTACGAAGAGGACGATGACATGGACACACAACCCCAGAAGCAGAGAGAACCacacacag AGCCCCATGGCAATGGAGACTCCAAGCGGCAGGAGACCGAAGCCCCCTCCAGCCAGACAACTGCCCCCTCAGACTGTTCCTCCCATCTGGACCTCAACTTTCCCCTGCCGGGGGAGAGGGGCCCAGCCTGTCTAGTGAAG GTCTATGAGGGGTTGGACAGCTTCAAACTGAACGACACACTGGAGATCTACGGGATTCTCTCCGTCAACCCAGTCCTGACTGTGCTGGGCGAAGAAAA AGACCCCTCGTTGTTGCTGCTAAACCCCACCGAGTGTATGGAGactccagaggaacagagagctCATGACCCCCCTGCTTCACTGGTGCCCCGTCTCCACATGCTGTACGCCCGCCCCCTGCAACACAACAACCCTCTTCTGCCCTCTGCTCCCACAGAGGACCAAAGCGCCT TTGTATCCTCATTCCTGGTTGAGATGGCATCGGTGAGGACAGAGCTGCTCGCTTACCTCACCCATGTTCTTCTGGGAGACGGACTGGCTGCCGAGTACCTCTTACTGCACCTCATCTCTAACGT GTATACCAGGCGGGATGTCCTGCCTTTGGGTAAATTCACCCTGAATCTGAGTGGCTGCCCGCTCAACTCCTACACAGAGCGACTCTATCAGATCGTCCAACAGCTGGTACCTTGT TCATACCGTCTCAGTATGAGCCTCCACACAATGAACACCATGCGTCTGGTGCCTAAGAAGGACTATGTGGCCAACCGGCTGGTGAGTGGAGCCTTGCAGCTGGCCAGGAACACATCCCTCTTCCTTGATGAGACGCAGCTGGAGCAGGGTCAACTGGACAGCTCAG GTGTGCGGAACATCACTGCCCTGGGGAACCTGATCTCTTGGCAGAAGGTTGATTATGACTTCAGCTACCACCAGATGGAATTCCCCTGCAATATTAATGTGCTCGTCACATCAGAGGGCCGATCGCTGCTGCCG TCAGACTGCCAGGTGCCCCTACAGCCCCAAGTGACCCCACCCGACATGGAGGAGTATCTCACTACCATCCACATGGCACAGTTCACGTCACAGATTAACAAGTTCCGTGTGTACCTGAGTCTGGCCCGTACCCTCGACTACAGCATCTCGGATGAGGTCACCAAG GCAGTTGAGGATGACTTTGTTGACATGCGCAAAGATGACCCCCAGAGCGTCACCGCAGAGGACCTGCATAGGATGCTTGTTGTTGCAAG GTTGCTCTCCTTAAGTTTGGGGCAGACCACCCTTTCCcgagatggatggatgagagcCAAGCACATAGACATGCATCGCAGGAGCAGGACCGAACAACAGAAGAGTCTCAATGGCAACGAGCCTTAA